From one Streptomyces chromofuscus genomic stretch:
- the tkt gene encoding transketolase: protein MSTKPTTTDLEWTELDQRAVDTARVLAADAVQKVGNGHPGTAMSLAPVAYTLFQKVMRHDPADADWVGRDRFVLSAGHSSLTLYTQLYLAGFGLELDDLKAFRTWGSKTPGHPEYGHTVGVETTTGPLGQGVANAVGMAMAARYERGLFDPEAPRGESPFDHFIYCIAGDGCLQEGISAEASSLAGHQQLGNLILLWDDNHISIEGDTETAVSEDTVKRYEAYGWHVQRVAPKPDGDLDPHAIYNAIEQAKKVTDRPSFIALRSIIAWPAPNAQNTEAAHGSALGDEEVAATKRVLGFDPEKTFEVSDEVLGHTRQALERGRQVKAEWEKSYQEWRDSNPERAAEFDRVAKGELPTGWEEKIPVFEAGKAVATRAASGKVLQALGAVVPELWGGSADLAGSNNTTIDKTSSFLPAGNPLPEAQPYGRTVHFGIREHSMAAEMNGIALHGNTRIYGGTFLVFSDYMRNAVRLSALMHLPVTYVWTHDSIGLGEDGPTHQPVEHLASLRAIPGLNVVRPADANETAIAWREILKRYTKEYGKGAPHGLALTRQGVPTYEPNEDAARGGYVLFEAEGGEPQVILIATGSEVHVAVEAREQLQADGVPTRVVSMPSVEWFEEQDQGYRDSVLPPSVKARVSVEAGIGLTWHKYVGDAGRTVSLEHFGASADGKVLFREYGFTAENVAAAARESIAATQR, encoded by the coding sequence GTGAGCACCAAGCCGACCACCACAGACCTCGAGTGGACCGAGCTGGACCAGCGGGCCGTCGACACCGCCCGCGTCCTGGCCGCCGACGCCGTACAGAAGGTCGGCAACGGCCATCCCGGTACGGCGATGAGCCTGGCGCCGGTCGCCTACACCCTCTTCCAGAAGGTGATGCGGCACGACCCGGCGGACGCCGACTGGGTCGGGCGGGACCGTTTCGTCCTGTCCGCCGGGCACTCGTCCCTGACCCTCTACACCCAGCTGTACCTGGCCGGCTTCGGCCTGGAGCTGGACGATCTGAAGGCCTTCCGGACGTGGGGCTCCAAGACCCCGGGTCACCCCGAGTACGGCCACACCGTGGGCGTCGAGACCACCACCGGGCCGCTCGGCCAGGGTGTCGCCAACGCGGTCGGCATGGCGATGGCGGCCCGCTACGAGCGCGGCCTGTTCGACCCGGAGGCGCCGCGGGGCGAGTCCCCGTTCGACCACTTCATCTACTGCATCGCCGGTGACGGCTGCCTCCAGGAGGGCATCTCCGCCGAGGCGTCCTCCCTCGCCGGCCACCAGCAGCTCGGCAACCTGATCCTGCTGTGGGACGACAACCACATCTCGATCGAGGGCGACACCGAGACCGCCGTCTCCGAGGACACCGTCAAGCGGTACGAGGCGTACGGCTGGCACGTCCAGCGCGTGGCCCCGAAGCCGGACGGCGACCTGGACCCGCACGCGATCTACAACGCGATCGAGCAGGCCAAGAAGGTCACGGACCGGCCGTCGTTCATCGCGCTGCGCTCGATCATCGCCTGGCCCGCCCCGAACGCGCAGAACACCGAGGCCGCGCACGGCTCGGCGCTCGGCGACGAGGAGGTCGCGGCCACCAAGCGCGTCCTCGGCTTCGACCCGGAGAAGACCTTCGAGGTGTCCGACGAGGTGCTCGGCCACACCCGGCAGGCGCTGGAGCGGGGCCGACAGGTCAAGGCGGAGTGGGAGAAGTCGTACCAGGAGTGGCGCGACAGCAACCCGGAGCGTGCCGCCGAGTTCGACCGGGTCGCCAAGGGCGAGCTGCCCACCGGCTGGGAGGAGAAGATCCCGGTCTTCGAGGCGGGCAAGGCGGTCGCCACCCGGGCCGCGTCCGGCAAGGTGCTCCAGGCGCTCGGCGCGGTCGTCCCCGAGCTGTGGGGCGGCTCCGCCGACCTCGCCGGCTCGAACAACACGACGATCGACAAGACGTCGTCGTTCCTCCCGGCGGGCAACCCGCTGCCGGAGGCCCAGCCGTACGGCCGCACGGTCCACTTCGGCATCCGCGAGCACTCCATGGCCGCGGAGATGAACGGCATCGCGCTGCACGGCAACACCCGGATCTACGGCGGCACGTTCCTGGTCTTCTCCGACTACATGCGCAACGCCGTCCGCCTCTCGGCGCTGATGCACCTGCCGGTGACGTACGTGTGGACGCACGACTCCATCGGCCTCGGCGAGGACGGCCCGACGCACCAGCCGGTCGAGCACCTGGCCTCGCTGCGCGCGATCCCGGGTCTGAACGTGGTCCGCCCGGCGGACGCCAACGAGACCGCGATCGCCTGGCGCGAGATCCTCAAGCGGTACACCAAGGAGTACGGCAAGGGCGCCCCGCACGGCCTCGCGCTGACCCGCCAGGGCGTACCGACGTACGAGCCGAACGAGGACGCGGCGCGCGGTGGCTACGTGCTGTTCGAGGCCGAGGGCGGCGAACCCCAGGTCATCCTGATCGCGACCGGCTCCGAGGTGCACGTGGCCGTCGAGGCGCGCGAGCAGCTCCAGGCCGACGGCGTGCCCACGCGCGTGGTGTCGATGCCGTCCGTGGAGTGGTTCGAGGAGCAGGACCAGGGGTACCGGGACAGCGTGCTGCCGCCGTCCGTGAAGGCCCGCGTCTCGGTCGAGGCGGGCATTGGTCTGACCTGGCACAAGTACGTGGGGGACGCCGGACGCACCGTTTCCCTGGAGCACTTCGGTGCTTCGGCCGACGGCAAGGTCCTTTTCCGCGAATACGGCTTCACTGCCGAAAACGTGGCCGCGGCGGCCCGGGAATCGATCGCCGCCACCCAGCGCTGA
- a CDS encoding ABC transporter substrate-binding protein, with product MMRRRTTLLTGCTALVLALGATACGGGPVAAGGGDKALSGQTVTVAGVWSGSEQENFQKVLDAFTEKTGARTQFVSTGDNVSTVVGSKIEGGNAPDVVMVPQVGVLQQFAKEGWLTPLSKTAQGAVDANYADVWKTYGSVDGTLYGLYFKAAHKSTVWYSPDALAQAGVEPPTTYEDMLKAGQTVSDSGLAAFSVAGQDGWTLTDWFENIYLSQAGPEKYDALAAHELKWTDASVVDALTTLGKLFKDKQLMAGGQKGALNTDFPGSVEKVFGPKPEAGMVYEGDFVAGVAKDQFGKTIGEDANFFPFPAVGGGDAPVVSGGDAAVVLKDGKNAEAGMQLVEYLATPEAAAVWAGAGGYLSPNKKVDLASYGDDVTRATAESLVGAGDSVRFDMSDQAPAAFGGTKGAGEWKILQDFLRDPSDPKGTAAELEAAAAKAYGN from the coding sequence ATGATGCGACGACGTACCACCCTGCTCACCGGCTGCACCGCCCTCGTCCTGGCGCTCGGCGCGACCGCCTGCGGCGGCGGCCCGGTCGCGGCCGGCGGCGGTGACAAGGCGCTCAGCGGCCAGACGGTCACCGTGGCGGGCGTGTGGTCCGGCAGTGAGCAGGAGAACTTCCAGAAGGTGCTGGACGCCTTCACCGAGAAGACCGGCGCGAGGACCCAGTTCGTGTCCACCGGGGACAACGTCTCCACCGTCGTCGGCAGCAAGATCGAGGGCGGGAACGCGCCCGACGTGGTGATGGTCCCGCAGGTCGGCGTGCTCCAGCAGTTCGCGAAGGAGGGCTGGCTCACGCCGCTGTCCAAGACCGCGCAGGGCGCCGTCGACGCCAACTACGCGGACGTCTGGAAGACGTACGGCAGCGTCGACGGCACGCTGTACGGCCTGTACTTCAAGGCCGCCCACAAGTCGACCGTCTGGTACAGCCCCGACGCCCTCGCCCAGGCCGGGGTCGAGCCGCCGACGACGTACGAGGACATGCTGAAGGCCGGGCAGACCGTCTCCGACTCCGGGCTCGCCGCCTTCTCGGTCGCCGGCCAGGACGGCTGGACCCTCACCGACTGGTTCGAGAACATCTACCTCTCCCAGGCCGGGCCGGAGAAGTACGACGCGCTCGCCGCGCACGAGCTGAAGTGGACGGACGCGTCGGTGGTCGACGCGCTGACCACGCTCGGCAAGCTGTTCAAGGACAAGCAGCTGATGGCCGGCGGGCAGAAGGGCGCCCTCAACACCGACTTCCCGGGCTCGGTGGAGAAGGTGTTCGGGCCGAAGCCCGAGGCCGGCATGGTCTACGAGGGCGACTTCGTGGCGGGTGTCGCCAAGGACCAGTTCGGCAAAACCATCGGCGAGGACGCGAACTTCTTCCCGTTCCCCGCGGTCGGCGGCGGTGACGCCCCGGTCGTCAGCGGCGGCGACGCGGCCGTCGTCCTGAAGGACGGCAAGAACGCCGAGGCCGGGATGCAGCTCGTGGAGTACCTCGCCACCCCCGAGGCCGCGGCGGTGTGGGCCGGGGCGGGCGGCTACCTGTCCCCGAACAAGAAGGTGGACCTCGCCTCCTACGGCGACGACGTCACCCGGGCCACCGCCGAGTCCCTGGTCGGCGCGGGCGACTCGGTCCGCTTCGACATGTCCGACCAGGCGCCGGCGGCCTTCGGCGGCACCAAGGGCGCCGGCGAATGGAAGATCCTGCAGGACTTCCTGCGCGACCCGTCCGACCCGAAGGGCACCGCCGCCGAGCTGGAGGCCGCGGCGGCCAAGGCGTACGGGAACTGA
- a CDS encoding carbohydrate ABC transporter permease yields MNAVRRGLGNSLVQAFLVVVGLIWLTPLAGLFLSSLRSAEDTAKGGWWTVFTSPGQLSFDNYTALLGNSGITQAFWNTVLISVPTTALVVVVAALAGYAFAWLDFPGREPLFLLVVALLVVPVQIGLLPVAKLFGRLGLFGTIPGVVLFHVAYGLPFAVFLLRNYFAEMPKEMLEAARMDGGSEWCIFTRLVLPVGRPAIASLAIFQFLWVWNDMLVALLFADSSSQPLTVELQSQIRQFGSNIDVLAPGAFVSLIVPVAVFFAFQRHFVQGVMAGSVK; encoded by the coding sequence ATGAACGCCGTCCGACGGGGCCTGGGCAACAGCCTGGTCCAGGCCTTCCTCGTGGTGGTGGGCCTGATCTGGCTCACCCCGCTGGCCGGGCTGTTCCTCTCCTCCCTGCGGTCCGCCGAGGACACCGCGAAGGGCGGCTGGTGGACGGTGTTCACGAGCCCCGGCCAGCTGTCCTTCGACAACTACACGGCGCTGCTGGGGAACTCCGGGATCACACAGGCCTTCTGGAACACGGTCCTGATCTCCGTGCCGACGACGGCACTGGTCGTCGTCGTCGCGGCCCTCGCCGGATACGCCTTCGCCTGGCTGGACTTCCCCGGCCGTGAGCCGCTGTTCCTGCTGGTGGTGGCGCTGCTGGTGGTGCCGGTGCAGATCGGCCTGCTCCCGGTGGCCAAGCTCTTCGGCCGGCTGGGCCTGTTCGGCACGATCCCCGGCGTGGTGCTCTTCCACGTGGCCTACGGTCTCCCGTTCGCGGTGTTCCTCCTGCGCAACTACTTCGCCGAGATGCCGAAGGAGATGCTGGAGGCGGCCCGGATGGACGGCGGCAGCGAGTGGTGCATCTTCACCCGCCTGGTCCTGCCGGTGGGCCGGCCGGCCATCGCCAGCCTCGCCATCTTCCAGTTCCTGTGGGTCTGGAACGACATGCTGGTCGCCCTGCTCTTCGCGGACAGCTCCTCCCAGCCGCTGACCGTGGAACTGCAGTCCCAGATCCGTCAGTTCGGCAGCAACATCGACGTCCTGGCCCCCGGCGCCTTCGTGTCCCTGATCGTGCCGGTCGCGGTGTTCTTCGCCTTCCAGCGGCACTTCGTGCAGGGGGTGATGGCGGGGTCGGTCAAGTAG
- the zwf gene encoding glucose-6-phosphate dehydrogenase, translating into MSPFAGSGANPLRDPADRRLPRIAGPSGLVIFGVTGDLSRKKLMPAVYDLANRGLLPPGFSLVGFARREWAHEDFAQEVHDAVKAHARTPFREEVWQQLIQGMRFVQGTFDDDDAFERLRSTIDELDKAQGTGGNFAFYLSVPPRSFPVVIQQLKKHGLADQQRGSWRRAVIEKPFGHDLESAEELNKVVHEVFAPDQVFRIDHYLGKETVQNILALRFANTMFEPIWNRSFVDHVQITMAEDIGIGGRAGYYDGIGAARDVIQNHLLQLLALTAMEEPASFDADALAAEKTKVLGAVQLPKDLGRDTVRGQYAAGWQGGAKVIGYLEEDGIDAKSKTDTYAAIKLEIDNRRWAGVPFYLRTGKRLGRRVTEIAVVFQRAPHSPFGATATEELGQNAIVIRVQPDEGVTVRFGSKVPGTSMEIRDVSMDFAYGESFTESSPEAYERLILDVLLGDSNLFPRTEEVELSWKILDPIEEYWDGNGRPAQYQAGTWGPVEADEMLERDGRSWRRP; encoded by the coding sequence TTGTCCCCCTTCGCCGGTTCCGGGGCGAACCCGCTCCGTGACCCCGCAGACCGACGGCTCCCGCGCATCGCGGGGCCGTCGGGCCTGGTCATCTTCGGTGTCACGGGCGATTTGTCACGGAAGAAGCTGATGCCCGCGGTGTACGACCTCGCGAACCGGGGTCTGCTGCCGCCGGGGTTCTCGCTGGTCGGGTTCGCCCGCCGCGAGTGGGCCCACGAGGACTTCGCACAGGAGGTCCACGACGCGGTCAAGGCGCACGCCCGTACGCCGTTCCGTGAGGAGGTCTGGCAGCAGCTCATCCAGGGGATGCGCTTCGTCCAGGGCACCTTCGACGACGACGACGCCTTCGAACGGCTGCGCTCCACCATCGACGAGCTGGACAAGGCGCAGGGCACGGGCGGCAACTTCGCCTTCTACCTCTCCGTGCCGCCGCGCTCCTTCCCGGTGGTCATCCAGCAGCTGAAGAAGCACGGGCTGGCCGACCAGCAGCGGGGCTCCTGGCGCCGCGCGGTGATCGAGAAGCCGTTCGGCCACGACCTGGAGTCGGCCGAGGAGCTGAACAAGGTCGTGCACGAGGTGTTCGCCCCGGACCAGGTCTTCCGGATCGACCACTACCTGGGCAAGGAGACCGTCCAGAACATCCTGGCGCTGCGCTTCGCCAACACGATGTTCGAACCGATCTGGAACCGGTCCTTCGTCGACCACGTCCAGATCACCATGGCCGAGGACATCGGCATCGGCGGCCGGGCCGGTTACTACGACGGCATCGGCGCCGCCCGGGACGTCATCCAGAACCACCTGCTGCAGCTGCTCGCGCTGACCGCCATGGAGGAGCCCGCCTCCTTCGACGCGGACGCGCTGGCCGCGGAGAAGACCAAGGTGCTGGGCGCCGTGCAGCTGCCCAAGGACCTGGGCCGGGACACCGTGCGCGGCCAGTACGCGGCGGGCTGGCAGGGCGGCGCGAAGGTCATCGGATACCTCGAAGAGGACGGCATCGACGCCAAGTCGAAGACCGACACGTACGCCGCGATCAAGCTGGAGATCGACAACCGGCGCTGGGCGGGCGTTCCGTTCTACCTGCGCACCGGCAAGCGCCTCGGCCGCCGCGTCACCGAGATCGCGGTGGTCTTCCAGCGCGCCCCGCACTCGCCCTTCGGCGCGACGGCCACCGAGGAACTGGGTCAGAACGCGATCGTCATCCGCGTCCAGCCCGACGAGGGCGTCACCGTCCGCTTCGGCTCCAAGGTCCCGGGCACCTCGATGGAGATCCGGGACGTCTCCATGGACTTCGCGTACGGCGAGTCCTTCACGGAGTCCAGCCCGGAGGCGTACGAACGGCTGATCCTGGACGTCCTGCTGGGCGACTCGAACCTCTTCCCGCGCACCGAGGAGGTCGAGCTGTCCTGGAAGATCCTCGACCCGATCGAGGAGTACTGGGACGGCAACGGCAGGCCCGCGCAGTACCAGGCCGGGACGTGGGGACCCGTCGAGGCGGACGAGATGCTCGAACGAGACGGACGGAGCTGGCGCCGGCCATGA
- the tal gene encoding transaldolase, translating into MTDALKRLSDEGVAIWLDDLSRKRITSGNLAELIDQQHVVGVTTNPTIFQKAISSGDGYEQQLTDLAARKVTVEEAVRMITTADVRDAADILRPVFDATGGKDGRVSIEVDPRLAHNTRATVAEARQLAWLVDRPNTLIKIPATKAGLPAITETIGNGISVNVTLIFSLERYREVMDAYLSGLEKAKERGLDLSKIHSVASFFVSRVDTEIDKRIDALGTDEAKALRGRAAVANARLAYQAYEEVFSSDRWSPLENAGANKQRPLWASTGVKDKAYKATMYVDDLVAQNTVNTMPEATLLATEEHGEITGNTIAGTYEQARADLDAIEQLGIKYDDVVQLLEDEGVDKFEASWVDLLKSTEAELKRLAPSEG; encoded by the coding sequence ATGACAGACGCACTGAAGCGCCTCTCCGATGAAGGCGTCGCGATCTGGCTGGACGACCTGTCCCGCAAGCGGATCACGTCCGGCAACCTCGCCGAGCTGATCGACCAGCAGCACGTCGTGGGCGTCACCACCAACCCGACGATCTTCCAGAAGGCGATCAGTAGCGGCGACGGGTACGAGCAGCAGCTCACCGACCTCGCCGCCCGCAAGGTCACCGTGGAGGAGGCCGTCCGCATGATCACCACGGCGGACGTCCGCGACGCCGCCGACATCCTGCGCCCGGTCTTCGACGCCACCGGCGGCAAGGACGGCCGGGTGTCGATCGAGGTCGACCCGCGGCTCGCGCACAACACCCGCGCCACCGTCGCCGAGGCCCGGCAGCTGGCCTGGCTGGTGGACCGGCCGAACACCCTGATCAAGATCCCGGCCACCAAGGCGGGCCTGCCGGCGATCACCGAGACGATCGGCAACGGCATCAGCGTCAACGTCACGCTGATCTTCTCGCTGGAGCGCTACCGCGAGGTGATGGACGCCTACCTCTCCGGCCTGGAGAAGGCCAAGGAGCGGGGCCTGGACCTCTCGAAGATCCACTCGGTGGCGTCCTTCTTCGTGTCCCGGGTGGACACCGAGATCGACAAGCGGATCGACGCGCTCGGCACCGACGAGGCCAAGGCGCTGCGCGGCAGGGCCGCCGTCGCCAACGCCCGGCTCGCCTACCAGGCGTACGAGGAGGTCTTCTCCTCCGACCGCTGGAGCCCGCTGGAGAACGCCGGCGCCAACAAGCAGCGTCCGCTGTGGGCGTCGACCGGCGTGAAGGACAAGGCGTACAAGGCCACCATGTACGTCGACGACCTGGTCGCCCAGAACACCGTCAACACCATGCCCGAGGCCACCCTGCTGGCCACCGAGGAGCACGGCGAGATCACCGGCAACACCATCGCCGGGACGTACGAGCAGGCCCGGGCCGACCTCGACGCCATCGAGCAGCTCGGGATCAAGTACGACGACGTCGTCCAGCTTCTCGAGGACGAGGGTGTCGACAAGTTCGAGGCGTCCTGGGTCGACCTGCTGAAGTCGACCGAGGCCGAGCTGAAGCGCCTCGCGCCTTCGGAGGGCTGA
- a CDS encoding carbohydrate ABC transporter permease: MTATLVTDASPPAAAGAGKTRRPRRRGPVVALLFVLPALLLLGALVVYPVLFSVGRSFFDASGTRFVGGGNYTEMFRDPATLKAVRNTAIWVVVAPALLTGLGLILAVLVEKVRWATAFKLLLFMPMAVSFLAAGIIFRLAYDEDPDKGVLNAAVVSVHDVFQGTSSYPTARARDGQGMTKEADGAYRTTANVSPGDTVALGLVGVLPGDLPDGARPAHGAASREAGPDELRGVVYLDFTPGGGGEQGRVDRQESGLPEMTVEAVRDGRTAGTTTTASDGSFHFAGLEPGSYAVRLPAANFAPPYEGISWLGPALVTPAIIGAYLWIWTGFAMVLIGAGLSTLPRDALEAARMDGANEWQIFRRITVPLLAPVLTVVFVTLVINVMKVFDLVYIIAPGPVQEDATVLATQMWLVSFGGGNDQGLGSALGVLLLLLVIPAMVFNVRRFRSSQR, translated from the coding sequence ATGACCGCAACGCTCGTGACAGACGCGAGCCCTCCGGCCGCCGCGGGTGCCGGGAAGACCCGGCGCCCACGGCGGCGCGGGCCGGTCGTCGCCCTGCTCTTCGTCCTCCCCGCCCTGCTCCTGCTCGGCGCCCTCGTCGTCTACCCCGTGCTGTTCTCCGTCGGCCGCAGCTTCTTCGACGCGTCCGGCACCCGGTTCGTGGGCGGCGGCAACTACACCGAGATGTTCCGCGACCCGGCGACGCTGAAGGCCGTGCGCAACACGGCGATCTGGGTCGTCGTGGCGCCGGCGCTGCTGACCGGGCTGGGGCTGATCCTCGCCGTCCTGGTGGAGAAGGTCCGCTGGGCGACGGCGTTCAAGCTGCTGTTGTTCATGCCGATGGCGGTGTCCTTCCTGGCCGCCGGCATCATCTTCCGGCTCGCCTACGACGAGGACCCCGACAAGGGCGTGCTGAACGCCGCCGTGGTCTCCGTCCACGACGTCTTCCAGGGCACGTCGTCCTACCCGACCGCGCGGGCCCGCGACGGCCAGGGGATGACGAAGGAGGCGGACGGCGCGTACCGGACGACCGCGAACGTCTCGCCCGGGGACACGGTGGCGCTCGGCCTGGTCGGTGTGCTGCCCGGCGACCTGCCCGACGGTGCGCGGCCCGCGCACGGGGCGGCCTCGCGGGAGGCGGGCCCCGACGAGCTGCGCGGCGTCGTGTACCTGGACTTCACGCCCGGCGGGGGAGGAGAGCAGGGCCGGGTCGACCGGCAGGAGAGCGGGCTGCCCGAGATGACGGTCGAGGCGGTGCGCGACGGGAGGACGGCCGGTACGACGACCACCGCGTCCGACGGCTCCTTCCACTTCGCCGGGCTGGAGCCCGGCTCGTACGCGGTGCGGCTGCCCGCCGCCAACTTCGCCCCGCCCTACGAGGGCATCTCCTGGCTCGGGCCCGCGCTCGTGACGCCCGCGATCATCGGGGCGTACCTGTGGATCTGGACCGGTTTCGCGATGGTGCTGATCGGCGCGGGGCTGTCCACGCTGCCGCGGGACGCGCTGGAGGCGGCGCGGATGGACGGCGCCAACGAGTGGCAGATCTTCCGCAGGATCACCGTGCCCCTGCTCGCGCCGGTGCTGACGGTGGTGTTCGTGACGCTGGTGATCAACGTGATGAAGGTCTTCGACCTCGTCTACATCATCGCGCCCGGCCCGGTGCAGGAGGACGCCACCGTGCTGGCGACGCAGATGTGGCTGGTGTCCTTCGGCGGGGGCAACGACCAGGGCCTGGGCAGCGCGCTGGGCGTCCTGCTCCTGCTCCTGGTGATCCCCGCGATGGTCTTCAACGTCCGCCGTTTCCGCAGCAGTCAGCGATGA
- the opcA gene encoding glucose-6-phosphate dehydrogenase assembly protein OpcA — translation MKIDLTDTTASKINKALVQGRRAIGTPAVGMVLTLVVVTDEENAYDALKAAGDASREHPSRTLVVIRRVSRTHRDRTHSRLDAEVRVGADAGTGETVILRLYGEVADQAQSVVLPLLLPDAPVVVWWPVNAPLDPAGDPLGALAQRRVTDTYAAEQPVRELSARAGSYTPGDTDLSWTRITPWRSMLAAALDQVACEVRGVEVEGEEFNPSCELLAMWLADRLDVPVRRSLSAGPGLTAVRMDTDCGPISLDRADGSLATLSIQGQPDRAVALKRRDTAELIAEELRRLDPDDTYASALRYGVNRLNASAPAAVLPSAEEPSAEALAAASPAKGEGAADGGAAGAGGEAEAVPAPVETAAKAPAKEAAAPAPVRKAATK, via the coding sequence ATGAAGATAGACCTCACCGACACCACGGCGAGCAAGATCAACAAGGCGCTGGTGCAGGGCCGCCGCGCCATCGGCACGCCCGCCGTCGGCATGGTCCTGACCCTGGTCGTCGTCACCGACGAGGAGAACGCCTACGACGCGCTCAAGGCCGCCGGCGACGCCTCGCGCGAGCACCCCTCGCGCACCCTGGTCGTCATCAGGCGCGTCTCGCGCACGCACCGGGACCGCACGCACTCCCGCCTCGACGCCGAGGTGCGGGTGGGCGCCGACGCGGGCACCGGCGAGACGGTCATCCTGCGGCTGTACGGCGAGGTGGCCGACCAGGCGCAGTCGGTGGTGCTGCCGCTGCTGCTGCCGGACGCCCCGGTGGTCGTCTGGTGGCCGGTGAACGCGCCCCTGGACCCGGCGGGCGACCCGCTCGGCGCGCTGGCTCAGCGCCGGGTCACCGACACCTACGCCGCCGAGCAGCCGGTACGGGAGCTGTCCGCCCGCGCCGGCAGCTACACGCCCGGCGACACCGACCTGTCCTGGACCCGCATCACGCCCTGGCGCTCGATGCTGGCGGCGGCCCTGGACCAGGTCGCCTGCGAGGTCCGCGGTGTCGAGGTCGAGGGCGAGGAGTTCAATCCGAGCTGTGAGCTGCTGGCGATGTGGCTCGCGGACCGGCTGGACGTCCCCGTGCGGCGCTCGCTGTCCGCGGGGCCGGGCCTCACGGCGGTCCGGATGGACACCGACTGCGGCCCGATCAGCCTCGACCGCGCCGACGGCTCGCTGGCCACGCTGTCCATCCAGGGCCAGCCGGACCGGGCGGTGGCGCTGAAGCGACGGGACACGGCCGAGCTGATCGCGGAGGAACTGCGGCGGCTGGACCCGGACGACACGTACGCGTCGGCGCTGCGGTACGGGGTGAACCGGCTGAACGCGTCCGCCCCGGCTGCAGTACTGCCGTCGGCCGAGGAGCCGTCGGCCGAGGCCTTGGCCGCGGCGTCGCCGGCCAAAGGAGAAGGCGCGGCGGACGGCGGCGCGGCCGGAGCCGGAGGCGAGGCCGAAGCGGTCCCGGCTCCCGTCGAGACTGCCGCGAAAGCACCCGCGAAGGAAGCGGCGGCGCCGGCACCGGTGAGGAAGGCGGCGACGAAGTGA